In Parasegetibacter sp. NRK P23, the genomic stretch ATGGCTCTCCGTCATCGGCTACGCGGAATTGTGTGCCGTCTAAGCCAAGCCGGTATGCAAAACAATGGTGCACCGCTTTAGGATGTTCTTTTTTCAACTCACCCAGGCGCAGCTTTACATCAGCCACCTCCTGAACCGGGTAGGCATAGGCGAGGAACTTGCTGCCCCTGTCTTTAAATTCAGCCGTGGAGGGCTGCTCAATGGTGAAATAATAGTCCTGCTGCATGATGATGGGCGGCAAATATCCGAATTATTCTTTATGCGGGGAAATAAGGCGGATCAGGGACGCCGGAATACAGTTACGGTGTCGGAACCCATACGTTGGGTGTCCAGGTGTACCAGCTTACCCGGAACAGGTGCTTTAATACCCTGGTTCACAGTAAGGGTTTCATTCGTAATGATTCTGACTTCATCGTACAAATCCGCTTCCAGGAAGGAAGTAAGCGTTTTCGCGCCTCCCTCCACCAATACGCTTTGGATATTTTGCTCGTAAAGAAGCCTGCAAACTTCGGTTGCCAATGGCCGTGAGGCATCCGCTTTCAGCCAGGTGATGTTGCCAACGGTTCTTTCAGCTTGGTGATTGATGATAATTGAAGGTGCTGCATTGTTATAAATATGAGCCTTATCCGGCACTTCCAGCGCAGGATCCATTAGTATTCTTACCGGAGCCGATCCTTGCCAGTAGCGGTTATCGAGCCTGGGATTATCTTCCAGCGCGGTGTTTTTTCCAACCAAAATGGCCGCTTCTTCAGAACGCCATTTGTGCACCAGCCGGTTGGTAAATTGGTTGGAAATAAGCAATCGTTCCCCGGGTGTCCCGATGATGCCGTTGGCAGTCTGGGCCCACTTTAAAACGATGTAAGGACGCTGTTGGGTGTTGAAAGTAAAGAACCTGCGGTTGAGCCACCAGCCTTCTTCTTCAAGCAGTCCGGTGGTCACTTCAATACCGGCCGTTCTTAGTTTGCCTATCCCTTTCCCATCCACATCGGGAAAAGGATCGCGGTTGGCGATTACTACCCGTTTTACATGTTCGCGGACCAGCAGGTCCGCGCAGGGAGGGGTTTTGCCAAAATGTGCACAGGGCTCCAGAGACACATACATTGTGGCGTAGGGGATGAGTGGGCGATCTGCTTCTTTCACAGCATTGATCGCGTTCACTTCCGCATGCGCGGCACCGTATTTACGATGAAAACCCTCTCCTATGATGCGGTCGTCATGCACCAATACCGCGCCAACAATAGGATTGGGCGCTACTTCACCCAAAGCCGCTTCCGCCAGTTGAAAACACCTGCGCATGTAAACTTCATCCCTCATGTTTCAAAGATACCAACTCCCTCCTATTCACCGAAACATCCTAACTTTGCCACGCTATGACCATCCAGCAACAATTCCACGAACTTCGGAAAAAACTTGAGACGCGTTACGACAACCGGGAAGCAGGCAATATCGCGGATATGGTGATGGAAAACATCACCGGCCAATCAAGAAGTGAGCGTATGATGCTGGCCCATGCTGAGCTTACGGCTCAGCAGGAGAACAACATCATTGAGATGGCGGAACGCTTACTGAAGGGCGTTCCGGTACAATATGTACTGGAAGAAGCCTGGTTTATGAACCGCCGTTTTTTCGTGAATCAGGATGTACTGATCCCAAGGCCCGAAACAGAAGAACTGGTGCACTGGATGATCGCGCACATCATAGAAGCTGATCCGGGAAAATCACTGCGTGTAATAGACATCGGTACTGGAAGCGGATGCATCCCTGTTTCCTTAAAACTCGAACTCCCCTGCCTGGAAGTTCACGCTTTAGATGTTTCCGAAGCCGCACTGAACATGGCCAAAAGAAATGCTTCGGCCCTGGGTGCGGAAATCGAATTTCACCATACTGACTTTACGGACCCGGAAAAATGGGAACCCTTCCATGGATTCGATATGATTATTTCCAATCCGCCCTATATTCCGCTGGAAGAAAAAAATGAGATGGAACCGCATGTGGTGGAACAGGAGCCCCACCTGGCCCTGTTTGTGCCCGACAATGATCCATACCTGTTCTACCGGCTGATCGCGGCTTTCGCTTCGCAGAAACTGGCGCCGGGCGGAACGGTATTTATGGAAATACACGCAGATGCCGGAGAGAATATCCGTCACCTCTTCAAACAGACGGGCTTCTCAGCAATAGAAGTAAAAAAAGATATGCAGGGGAAGGACCGGATGGTAAAAGCCAGGAAAACAGCGGTCTACTGAGCCCCATTCTTATCAACCGCCAGTACAGATTTGGCACCGAGCTCCCGCGCCACACGCATCACCGCCACCACATCTTCCACCGGAACCGATTTATCGGCGTTGATCACAATAGAAGGTTCCTGTGTTTCTTTCTGAATAATCGGCAACAGGGTTTCTTTCAGTTGTTCTATCGACACTTTTGTAGTACCAACATAGAATTGCTTATCCATATCTATTGATACCACCACTGTTTGCTTTGCCTTCGTATCGCTCTTCGCTTTCGGCTGGGAAAGCTTGATCACATTCGGGTTGGCCAGCGTGGACACAATCAGGAAAAACAGCAGCAGAATGAAAAGGATATCATTCAGCGGCCCTGTGTGCACTTCGGCTTCTTCCCTGTGTTTTCTGCGTAAATTCATTCGTGCTGTTTAATGTAATCAACGGGTAGGTTCCTGCAAAACGTCTATAAAATCGGCGCTGGCCACTTCCATTTTATTGGTCGCTTTATCGATCTGGGATGAAAGTATCCGGTAACCGATGTAAGCCGCCAGTCCAATGATCAGACCCGCCGCGGAAGAGATCATCTTCACATAAATACCGCCCGCAATGGTCGAAATCGTGTATTCTCCACTGGAAGCGATGCCGTAGAACAACTGGAACATCCCCACAATGGTACCCAGAAACCCGAACAGCGGGGCGATATACCCGATCACGGAAAGGATGGCGATGTTTTTCTCCATCTTGTACAGCTCCAGGCGACCGATATTCTCCATACTTCTTTCAATCACATCAATCGGTTTACCAATGCGCTGGATACCTTTGTCGATGATGCGGGCTACAGAACTGTTTGTGTTCTTGGTCAGGCTCCTGGCGGCGGAAACATTTCCGGATACGATATGATCCCGGATGATGCTCATAAAGTTATCATCGCTCTTTGTTGCCTTGCTGATGAACAGCAAACGCTCTATGAACACATAGATGGCCACTGCCAGCAGAAGCGCCAGCGGAATCATCAATACACCACCTTTAGACAAAATATCGAACAAACTTTCATTGGTGGCAGGCGCGGTTGTAACAGCGTTATTCACCTGGCTGAGCGTATCAGCCGTTGTATTGGCGCCAGGCACCTGTAAAAGAAAAATATCCATTCAGTTCTTTTTAATGTTGGTCCGTAAAAGTAAAGATTCACCTCTATAAACGACCGGGACCCCCAAAAAATTTCCTAACATAATTGTTAAAAGGAGTTGAAAATCAGTTAAAACAACTCAAACTCCTTCATTGTATATTTGCGTATGCTGTACGATGTTGTAATTGCGGGAGGCGGGCCTATCGGACTCGCCTGCGGATTGGCCGCCAAAGCGGCCGGACTACAATACCTGATCCTGGAAAAAGGATGCCTGGTCAATTCGCTGTACAACTACCCGCTCAACATGACTTTTTTCTCTACTTCTGAAAAACTTGAGATCGGCGGTGTACCATTTGTATCCAACAACGCGAAGCCTACCCGCCCCGAAGCGCTGGAATATTACCGCAGGGTAGCCGTTTCCGCCAGACTGAACATTCAATTACGGGAAAAAGTAACGGGTATCCGGCAACAAAATGACCACCACATCGTAACAACCGAACACCATGCCTACCACACCAAAAACGTGGTGCTGGCAACAGGCTTCTACGATCTTCCTTATCAAATGCATGTTCCGGGTGAGGAACTTCCTAAAGTAACGCACTATTACAAGGACCCGCATTTCTATGCCCTTCAGCATGTATTGGTCGTGGGCGCGAACAACTCCGCCGTTGACGCAGCCCTGGAGACCTGGCGCAAAGGCGCTCAGGTTACCATGGTGATCCGGGAAGGCGAGATTGGTAAAAGAGTAAAATACTGGGCCAAGCCGGATATCGAGAACAGGATCGCTGAAGGTAGCATACGGGCTTTTTTCCACAGCACCATCGCTGAAATACAAGAAAAGAGCGTGGTGTTGAATACACCGGAAGGAAGTGTAGAAATCCCCAACGATTATGTGATCGCTATGACGGGTTACCAACCCGATTTTACCCTGTTACAACAAACGGGTATTACACTGAGTGATGATGAGGTGAAACAACCATCTTATAATCCTGCAACCATGGAAACGAATGTGCCGGGTATCTTCCTGGCGGGCGTGGTGTGCGGGGGATTAAACACCCATGTATGGTTCATTGAAAATTCAAGGGAACACGCAGATTTGATTGTGCGCGCCATTTTGCGGAAGGAAGATCAGCGCGGAGCACTGCTGTAAACATAGATTTCCACCCTGCGGTTGCGCTGTTTTTCGGCGGATCATTGGTTAATTGAAGCGCAAGAGGAAAATACTCACCCGAAATATTATTTTTTCCCAGGTTGTTTTTGAGCCAACCTTTTTGCTTCCTTTTCGAAATCACTCACAAAATCATGATCCTGGATAACCCTGAATTTTTCATATTATTTTTCAACAAGTTCCATGGCTACAGCGTGACTAACTTTACCGGCATCCTTTAATATCTGGTATTCATTAAACTGCAAAAAGGCATCCAGACGACTGATCCAGTCCGCCATTTTCATTGGTATTTGTCGGGAAGCCTGCAGTTCGGCAAAGTCCAGGTACATGGTTACAATTCTTTCAAGCTCTTTAATTTCCTTTTCAATAAGATAGTTTTTGGCAATTCCAATATCTGTTTTCAACACCTTTCCATCAGGGGCATTCTTCCAGGTGGTCAGGCCCATATTCGGTTTATCGGCGTTGGCACGTTCAGCAATAATTTGTGCTGCAGTTTTCCCGGATATGGCGAAATGCAACTTATTCTGTACCGTTTTGAAAAAAGTTTGGGTGAGCTCCGCATTTTTGTTGTAATCGCTACTGCACTGCTCGTAGATATCAGTGATTTTGAGGTAGAAGCGTCGTTCACTGGCACGTATCTCACGAATACGCGCTAAAAGTTCATCAAAATAATCTTTGCCAAAGTATTTACCTTGCTTAAGTCTCTCATCATCCAGTACAAACCCCTTAATAATGAACTCACGAAGCGTCTTGGTAGCCCATATGCGAAATTGTGTAGCTTGGTAACTGTTGACCCTATACCCTATTGCAATAATAGCATCGAGATTATAGTATGAAGTTTTGTATTTTTTCCCATCTGCAGCAGTTGTTTCCAAAATGGAAACAACTTCCTCCTCCTGCAATTCCCCAGTGTCAAAAATATTGGACAAATGCTTACTGATTGCCGGCACCTTTACACTAAACAACTCAGCCATGCGCTTTTGAGTGAGCCAAAAGGTTTCATCATTAAAGACAACTTCAATCTTCACATCCCCGGCAAGGGTGCTATAAAAGATGATTGGGAAATGTTGTTGAGCACTGTCCATAAATTAAAATTGCGCTAAAATACTAAATATTTTAGTTAACTATCAACTTTATAGGACAATCAAATGGACCTACGCTAAAACTACCGCCAGAAGACCACCAAAAAGAAACTATGGTTCCCAAAAGATTACCAGCAGCAGGCAGCCACGCATATCACGAAGGTTGTTTTTCTTCCCAAATCGCCGCCAGGTGCACAATCGTCTCCACACTTTTCTGCATATCCTGGATGCTCACATATTCATGCTTGCCATGAAAAGCCATCTCGCCGGTGAAGATATTCGGACAAGGCAATCCCATAAACGAAAGGCGTGAGCCATCCGTTCCGCCCCTGGCACTCATCGGTTTAACATCGATGCCGGCCCGGAGAATGGCCTCGATCGCATAAGCGGATACTTCAGGATGTTGTTGCACAATCTCTTTCATGTTCCGGTATTGCTCCTTCACCTCAAAAGAAGCGGTAGCGCCGGGGTATTGCGCCAAAGCCTTGTCAAGACACGCTTTCAGCACGGCTTCATGCTCCGCTAATTTCGCGGTAATAAAATCACGTACGATAAAACGCAGCGTAGCTTTCTCAGCGATACCATCAAAATGGATGGGATGAAAAAATCCTTCCCTTCCTTCTGTCAGTTCAGGTGCAAGTCCATCTTTCGGTAACGCAGACAGGAAAGCGCCCGCGACTTTCAGCGCGTTCACCAGTTTATCTTTCGCGTAACCGGGATGTGCACTCACCCCGTGAATGGTGATGGTAACACCATCGGCGGAAAAAGTCTCATCTTCATAAGCCCCGCGTTCTCCTGCATCCAGCGTATAACCGAAGTCGGCACCCAGTTTTTGGAGGTCCACTTTATCCACGCCACGCCCTACTTCTTCGTCTGGCGTAAACAACAAACGGATTTTCCCGTGTTTCACCTGGGGATGCGTTACCAGATAATGCGCCATATCCATGATGATGGCCACACCCGCTTTGTCGTCAGCGCCCAGCAAAGTGGTGCCGGAAGCGGTAATAATATCTTCCCCTTTTTTCTCTTTCAGATAAGGATGCGCCTCCGGACTGATCACCTGTGTGGAATCATCCGGCAGTACGATATCGCCGCCATCATAATTCCAGTGGATCAAAGGTTTCACATTGGCGCCGGTACAATCGGGGGCAGTATCCATGTGCGCGCAAAAACAGATGACGGGCACCTGCTTTTCTGTATTGGAAGGAATAGTCGCATATACATATCCGTGAGTATCCATTTCAGCATCTTCAATTCCCATTTCCTTTAGTTGCTGTACAAGTACGGCACCAAGGTCCTTTTGTTTTTCGGTAGAGGGGAAAGAAGAAGAAAACGGATCACTTTGCGTATCTATCTGCACGTAATGGAGGAACCGTTCGGCAACGGTAAAATGATAAGAGGAGAACATAGGTCAAC encodes the following:
- a CDS encoding virulence RhuM family protein: MDSAQQHFPIIFYSTLAGDVKIEVVFNDETFWLTQKRMAELFSVKVPAISKHLSNIFDTGELQEEEVVSILETTAADGKKYKTSYYNLDAIIAIGYRVNSYQATQFRIWATKTLREFIIKGFVLDDERLKQGKYFGKDYFDELLARIREIRASERRFYLKITDIYEQCSSDYNKNAELTQTFFKTVQNKLHFAISGKTAAQIIAERANADKPNMGLTTWKNAPDGKVLKTDIGIAKNYLIEKEIKELERIVTMYLDFAELQASRQIPMKMADWISRLDAFLQFNEYQILKDAGKVSHAVAMELVEK
- the pepT gene encoding peptidase T — translated: MFSSYHFTVAERFLHYVQIDTQSDPFSSSFPSTEKQKDLGAVLVQQLKEMGIEDAEMDTHGYVYATIPSNTEKQVPVICFCAHMDTAPDCTGANVKPLIHWNYDGGDIVLPDDSTQVISPEAHPYLKEKKGEDIITASGTTLLGADDKAGVAIIMDMAHYLVTHPQVKHGKIRLLFTPDEEVGRGVDKVDLQKLGADFGYTLDAGERGAYEDETFSADGVTITIHGVSAHPGYAKDKLVNALKVAGAFLSALPKDGLAPELTEGREGFFHPIHFDGIAEKATLRFIVRDFITAKLAEHEAVLKACLDKALAQYPGATASFEVKEQYRNMKEIVQQHPEVSAYAIEAILRAGIDVKPMSARGGTDGSRLSFMGLPCPNIFTGEMAFHGKHEYVSIQDMQKSVETIVHLAAIWEEKQPS
- the ribD gene encoding bifunctional diaminohydroxyphosphoribosylaminopyrimidine deaminase/5-amino-6-(5-phosphoribosylamino)uracil reductase RibD, whose amino-acid sequence is MRDEVYMRRCFQLAEAALGEVAPNPIVGAVLVHDDRIIGEGFHRKYGAAHAEVNAINAVKEADRPLIPYATMYVSLEPCAHFGKTPPCADLLVREHVKRVVIANRDPFPDVDGKGIGKLRTAGIEVTTGLLEEEGWWLNRRFFTFNTQQRPYIVLKWAQTANGIIGTPGERLLISNQFTNRLVHKWRSEEAAILVGKNTALEDNPRLDNRYWQGSAPVRILMDPALEVPDKAHIYNNAAPSIIINHQAERTVGNITWLKADASRPLATEVCRLLYEQNIQSVLVEGGAKTLTSFLEADLYDEVRIITNETLTVNQGIKAPVPGKLVHLDTQRMGSDTVTVFRRP
- a CDS encoding YpdA family putative bacillithiol disulfide reductase, with translation MLYDVVIAGGGPIGLACGLAAKAAGLQYLILEKGCLVNSLYNYPLNMTFFSTSEKLEIGGVPFVSNNAKPTRPEALEYYRRVAVSARLNIQLREKVTGIRQQNDHHIVTTEHHAYHTKNVVLATGFYDLPYQMHVPGEELPKVTHYYKDPHFYALQHVLVVGANNSAVDAALETWRKGAQVTMVIREGEIGKRVKYWAKPDIENRIAEGSIRAFFHSTIAEIQEKSVVLNTPEGSVEIPNDYVIAMTGYQPDFTLLQQTGITLSDDEVKQPSYNPATMETNVPGIFLAGVVCGGLNTHVWFIENSREHADLIVRAILRKEDQRGALL
- a CDS encoding biopolymer transporter ExbD; the protein is MNLRRKHREEAEVHTGPLNDILFILLLFFLIVSTLANPNVIKLSQPKAKSDTKAKQTVVVSIDMDKQFYVGTTKVSIEQLKETLLPIIQKETQEPSIVINADKSVPVEDVVAVMRVARELGAKSVLAVDKNGAQ
- the prmC gene encoding peptide chain release factor N(5)-glutamine methyltransferase, with amino-acid sequence MTIQQQFHELRKKLETRYDNREAGNIADMVMENITGQSRSERMMLAHAELTAQQENNIIEMAERLLKGVPVQYVLEEAWFMNRRFFVNQDVLIPRPETEELVHWMIAHIIEADPGKSLRVIDIGTGSGCIPVSLKLELPCLEVHALDVSEAALNMAKRNASALGAEIEFHHTDFTDPEKWEPFHGFDMIISNPPYIPLEEKNEMEPHVVEQEPHLALFVPDNDPYLFYRLIAAFASQKLAPGGTVFMEIHADAGENIRHLFKQTGFSAIEVKKDMQGKDRMVKARKTAVY
- a CDS encoding MotA/TolQ/ExbB proton channel family protein, with the protein product MDIFLLQVPGANTTADTLSQVNNAVTTAPATNESLFDILSKGGVLMIPLALLLAVAIYVFIERLLFISKATKSDDNFMSIIRDHIVSGNVSAARSLTKNTNSSVARIIDKGIQRIGKPIDVIERSMENIGRLELYKMEKNIAILSVIGYIAPLFGFLGTIVGMFQLFYGIASSGEYTISTIAGGIYVKMISSAAGLIIGLAAYIGYRILSSQIDKATNKMEVASADFIDVLQEPTR